The following proteins come from a genomic window of Rutidosis leptorrhynchoides isolate AG116_Rl617_1_P2 chromosome 10, CSIRO_AGI_Rlap_v1, whole genome shotgun sequence:
- the LOC139870517 gene encoding uncharacterized protein yields the protein MNGAFHRVAFPVVQNYALSVWKKYEIEKIMMNAKGFFFFKFATEEGMLSVIQNGPWMIRTNPSILNKWSPEVSLTKEDLTKVPVWIKLYDVPQAGFTEDGLSIIASKIGSPMMLDSYTSTMCVESWGRPNFARAMIEVSAGMELVENIKVATPSLNGKRTIVDTVRVEYEWKLPRCSGCKVFGHNDSQCPNLVVVKPTVVSHVDDDGFKLVTNKHQGGSKNYQQLNNGVVTGKVKKKLVYRPKPKEGDGSLKHTDTHVSPSDSSLKTRPVHHKGVGSVPVGPSKVTLNEGVSTANQFSALNPEDGDVNAYKFVDEESDVEINDNETSTFITSKDTTEGASTPVLDESHVNVARLTGICNFVFPSWSWSSNNSVCRSGTRIIVGWDPSMVHLMILSMTDQIMHCLVSSVSNDWKFYALFVYANNYYIKRRQLWANLNTHKSWVGALPWVMMGDFNVSLDVGESIAGSSCSTLAMREFRECVDNINMSDLNQSGFQYTWNQRPNSLSSILKKIDRVMANDGFISLYTNSYVIFQPYRISDHSPAVLKIPVATMKKPKSFKFSNYIAKHADFHDTVATVWNQNIQGHVMYCVVKKLHLLKSPMRKLVWSKGDIHKKVIELHLHLEEAQQALDANPHSPLLRAKESEVLKSYNESLLEEESLLKQKAKIEWL from the exons atgaacggggcatttcatcgtGTGGCTTTTCCGGTTGTGCAAAATTATGCTTTGAGTGTGTGGAAGAAATATGAGATAGAAAAGATTATGATGAATGCCAAAggttttttcttttttaaatttgCAACAGAAGAAGGCATGCTCAGTGTTATCCAGAATGGACCATGGATGATTAGGACTAATCCTAGCATCTTAAATAAATGGTCTCCGGAGGTGTCTCTTACGAAAGAAGATTTGACCAAAGTCCCGGTCTGGATTAAGTTATATGATGTTCCACAAGCGGGATTTACCGAGGACGGCCTTAGTATTATTGCATCTAAAATTGGGAGTCCCATGATGCTTGATTCGTATACTAGCACCATGTGTGTAGAATCATGGGGACGCCCCAATTTTGCTCGTGCAATGATTGAGGTGTCAGCTGGTATGGAGTTGGTAGAAAATATAAAGGTAGCTACACCGAGTTTGAATGGTAAACGTACTATTGTGGATACGGTGCGTGTTGAATATGAATGGAAGCTGCCACGTTGCTCAGGATGCAAGGTTTTTGGACATAATGACTCACAATGCCCTAATTTGGTAGTAGTAAAACCTACTGTTGTTAGCCATGTAGATGATGATGGTTTTAAACTTGTCACTAACAAACATCAAGGTGGATCTAAGAATTACCAACAACTTAATAATGGGGTGGTCACGGGCAAAGTAAAAAAGAAATTAGTTTATAGGCCAAAGCCAAAAGAGGGGGATGGAAGCTTGAAACATACCGATACACATGTTAGTCCCTCTGACTCGTCGCTTAAGACTAGGCCAGTACATCATAAAGGAGTTGGTTCGGTTCCTGTTGGGCCTAGTAAAGTTACTTTAAATGAAGGAGTGAGTACTGCTAATCAATTTTCAGCATTAAACCCTGAAGATGGGGATGTTAATGCTTATAAATTTGTGGATGAAGAAAGTGATGTAGAGATCAATGATAATGAGACATCGACATTTATTACATCAAAGGATACTACTGAGGGGGCAAGCACTCCCGTCTTAGATG AATCCCATGTGAACGTGGCTCGATTAACGGGCATTTGTAACTTTGTGTTTCCATCTTGGAGTTGGTCATCTAATAATAGCGTTTGTCGGAGTGGAACTCGTATAATTGTTGGGTGGGATCCTTCAATGGTTCACCTTATGATTTTATCCATGACCGATCAGATCATGCATTGTTTGGTTAGTTCTGTTTCGAACGACTGGAAGTTTTATGCCTTGTTTGTTTAtgcaaataattattatattaaacgaCGTCAGTTATGGGCTAATTTGAATACGCATAAATCCTGGGTTGGTGCTCTACCGTGGGTAATGATGGGGGACTTTAACGTTTCCCTTGATGTTGGGGAGTCGATTGCAGGTTCATCTTGTAGTACTCTTGCTATGAGAGAATTCAGGGAATGTGTGGATAATATTAACATGTCTGATTTAAATCAGTCAGGTTTTCAATACACATGGAATCAAAGGCCTAACTCCTTGTCTAGTATCCTAAAGAAGATTGATCGTGTGATGGCTAATGATGGTTTTATAAGTCTTTATACGAATTCTTATGTCATATTTCAGCCTTACAGGATTTCAGACCATTCCCCGGCGGTGCTCAAAATTCCCGTTGCTACAATGAAAAAACCTAAGTCTTTTAAATTTAGCAATTATATTGCTAAACATGCTGATTTTCATGACACTGTTGCAACAGTTTGGAATCAAAACATTCAAGGACATGTTATGTATTGTGTTGTGAAAAAGCTACATCTTTTGAAGTCTCCCATGCGTAAACTTGTGTGGAGTAAAGGGGATATTCATAAGAAGGTAATAGAGCTTCATTTGCATTTGGAAGAGGCTCAGCAGGCCCTAGATGCTAACCCTCATTCCCCTTTGTTGCGTGCAAAGGAAAGTGAGGTGTTGAAGAGTTACAATGAGAGTTTATTGGAAGAGGAAAGCTTGTTGAAACAGAAAGCTAAAATTGAATGGCTCTGA